One Natrinema halophilum genomic window carries:
- a CDS encoding NAD-dependent epimerase/dehydratase family protein → MDSPLLRDRTILVTGGAGFIGSHLVGALTPHNEVRILDSFETGDRAHLPDGVTVIEGDIGDPIALQRAARGVDLIFHHAALVSVSQSVDAPRRSNQTNLEASLLVLEQARQEDARVVVASSAAVYGHPEELPITESAPTNPTSPYGVQKLALDQYTRLYEELYDLPTVALRYFNVYGPRQQGPYSGVISTFLEQARAGEPITIEGDGRQSRDFIHVADVVRANLQAATTDATGEAYNIGTGHRTTIEELAETIRDAAESSSPIVHREPRAGDIRHSGADTSKANQGLGFDARIGLEAGIQSLIEDDSTAQSTEDTGAPLRSNHESGSYS, encoded by the coding sequence ATGGACTCGCCATTGCTCCGTGACAGAACGATACTCGTGACCGGCGGTGCAGGCTTCATCGGTAGCCACCTCGTCGGCGCCTTGACCCCGCACAACGAAGTCAGGATCCTCGACAGCTTCGAAACCGGTGATCGAGCCCATCTTCCCGACGGCGTAACGGTAATCGAAGGCGACATCGGCGATCCAATCGCCCTCCAGAGAGCCGCTCGCGGCGTCGATCTGATCTTTCACCACGCCGCTCTCGTCAGCGTCTCCCAGAGCGTCGACGCGCCGCGACGGAGCAACCAGACGAACCTCGAGGCGAGTCTCCTCGTTCTAGAGCAGGCCCGCCAGGAGGACGCCCGCGTCGTCGTCGCCTCGAGCGCGGCCGTCTACGGGCATCCCGAAGAGCTACCCATCACGGAGTCGGCACCGACGAATCCGACGTCGCCATACGGCGTCCAGAAACTCGCACTCGACCAATACACCCGCCTCTACGAGGAACTCTACGATCTTCCCACCGTCGCCCTACGGTATTTCAATGTTTACGGCCCGCGCCAACAGGGTCCCTACAGCGGTGTCATCTCGACATTTCTCGAGCAAGCGCGAGCGGGCGAACCGATCACGATCGAAGGTGACGGCCGGCAGAGCCGCGATTTCATCCACGTCGCTGACGTCGTCCGGGCGAACCTTCAAGCGGCGACGACAGACGCGACAGGCGAGGCGTACAACATCGGAACAGGACATCGAACGACGATCGAGGAACTCGCCGAGACGATCCGGGATGCGGCAGAATCGTCCTCACCGATCGTCCACCGCGAACCCAGAGCCGGTGACATCAGACACAGCGGAGCAGACACTTCGAAGGCGAACCAGGGTCTCGGGTTCGATGCACGAATCGGGCTCGAGGCGGGCATTCAATCGTTGATCGAGGACGACTCGACTGCACAGTCCACCGAAGACACAGGCGCACCGCTGCGTTCGAATCACGAAAGCGGATCCTACAGTTAG
- a CDS encoding helix-turn-helix transcriptional regulator produces the protein MSIRGEVPIEMGTFGSTADEAVVSVVVTSLRGRIVSGPDHPLQIDGNAHIAALIGIIALALLGGILVIRNRYDQPTALATETEQNPDEFVTDRERVRQLLRENDGRMKQSAIVESVDWSKAKVSRLLADLEEDDQVTKLRLGRENLVCLPGEEPTASKSPTQPIDDQPKQPTDD, from the coding sequence ATGAGTATCCGAGGAGAGGTCCCCATAGAAATGGGCACGTTCGGGTCGACGGCCGATGAAGCAGTGGTATCAGTCGTTGTGACGAGCTTGCGAGGGAGGATCGTTTCGGGACCCGATCACCCGCTTCAGATCGACGGAAACGCACATATCGCTGCGCTCATCGGCATCATCGCACTCGCCCTGCTCGGCGGGATACTCGTTATTCGAAACCGATACGATCAACCGACCGCCCTCGCGACCGAAACTGAACAGAACCCCGACGAGTTCGTGACCGATCGAGAACGCGTCCGGCAGCTCCTTCGAGAGAACGACGGTCGGATGAAACAATCAGCTATTGTGGAGTCGGTCGACTGGTCGAAGGCGAAGGTGAGTCGACTTCTCGCCGACCTCGAGGAAGACGACCAGGTCACGAAACTCCGTCTGGGACGGGAGAATCTTGTTTGTCTCCCGGGAGAGGAACCCACGGCGTCGAAGTCGCCGACACAGCCGATCGACGATCAACCGAAACAGCCGACCGACGATTAG